From Pan troglodytes isolate AG18354 chromosome 11, NHGRI_mPanTro3-v2.0_pri, whole genome shotgun sequence, the proteins below share one genomic window:
- the GADD45G gene encoding growth arrest and DNA damage-inducible protein GADD45 gamma: MTLEEVRGQDTVPESTARMQGAGKALHELLLSAQRQGCLTAGVYESAKVLNVDPDNVTFCVLAADEEDEGDIALQIHFTLIQAFCCENDIDIVRVGDVQRLAAIVGAGEEAGAPGDLHCILISNPNEDAWKDPALEKLSLFCEESRSVNDWVPSITLPE, translated from the exons ATGACTCTGGAAGAAGTCCGCGGCCAGGACACAGTTCCGGAAAGCACAGCCAG GATGCAGGGTGCCGGGAAAGCGCTGCACGAGTTGCTGCTGTCGGCGCAGCGTCAGGGCTGCCTCACTGCCGGCGTCTACGAGTCAGCCAAAGTCTTGAACGT GGACCCCGACAATGTGACCTTCTGTGTGCTGGCTGCGGATGAGGAGGACGAGGGCGACATCGCGCTGCAGATCCATTTTACGCTGATCCAGGCTTTCTGCTGCGAGAACGACATCGACATAGTGCGCGTGGGCGATGTGCAGCGGCTGGCGGCTATCGTGGGCGCCGGCGAGGAGGCGGGTGCGCCGGGCGACCTGCACTGCATCCTCATTTCG AACCCCAACGAGGACGCCTGGAAGGATCCCGCCTTGGAGAAGCTCAGCCTGTTTTGCGAGGAGAGCCGCAGCGTTAACGACTGGGTGCCCAGCATCACCCTCCCCGAGTGA